The nucleotide sequence TCGATCCGCCTGCTCGTCACCGACCTCGACCCGGCGGCGAACCTCCAGCACGACCTCGACCGCCGGCTGCGCATCGTCCGGCTCGGCAAGGACGTCGACCGCACCGGTGTGCTCGCCCCCGAGGCGCTGGCCCGCACGTTCGAGACGCTGCATGAGTACGCCGCCGTCATCGCCGAGCTCGGCGCCGACCACGTCCGCATGGTCGCCACCAGCGCCACCCGCGACGCCGCCAACCGCGACGAGTTCGTCGCCGGCGTCGTCGATGTCCTCGGGGTCGAGCCGGAGGTCGTGTCGGGCGCGGCCGAGGCCGGACTCTCGTTCGACGGCGCGGTGCGCGGGTTGGCCGGCGACGGCGACGCGCCGTACCTCGTCGTCGACATCGGCGGCGGCTCGACCGAGCTGGCCCTCGGCGGCGACCACGGCGTCATCGCCGCCCGCAGCGTCGACATCGGCTGCGTCCGGCTGACCGAACGGCGGTTCCAGGCCGACCCGCCCACGCCCGATCAGGTCGCGTCGGCCCGGGCCGACATCGAGGCCGGGCTGGACGAGGCCGCCGCCGTCGTGCCAATCAGCGACGCTCGGACGCTGGTCGGGCTCGCCGGCTCGGTGACGACGGTCGCCGCGATCCACCTGGGGCTGGCGGAGTACGACTCCACGGCGATCCACCACAGCCGCATCCCGGCGGCGCAGGTGCGGGCGATCAGCGACCGGCTGCTGACGCTGACCCACGACGAGCGGCTGGCGATCGGGCCGATGCACCCCGGCCGGGCCGACGTCATCGCCGCCGGTGCGCTGGTGCTGCGCTGCGTGGTCGACCGCGCCGCCGTCGACCACGTGCTGGTCAGCGAGCACGACATCCTCGACGGCATCGCCTGGAGCGTCGTCTGAGGCCGCGGCCTCAGGACAGCGCGGCGATCGCTTCTTCCCAGCTCCGCAGGTAGCCGGCGAACCCGGCGGCGAACCGGTCCAGCTCCGCCGCGGCGGCGTCGGTGAGCGCCGTCATCGCGTACGTGACGGTGACGTCGCTGCCGCCGCCGTCGCCCGGCCGCAGCGCCACGTGCACCGTCCCGGCCCGCTCGCCCGGCGTCACGCGGGCGTAGGAGACGCTCCGGCCGGGGTCGCGGTGCAGCACGACCCAGATCGTGGGTGCGCCGTGCGCGTCGGTCTCGAACACCGTGCCGGGCGCGGCGTCGTCGTCCGTGGGCCCGGCGAACCGCGGCTCCCAGCCGGGCGCCCAGGCGATCTCGCCGCGCGGTGTGAACAGCACGAACGCCTCGGCCGGCGGCAGGGCGACGTGCAAGGTGCCGGTCAGATCGTGCTGCGCCCCGGTCAT is from Jiangella alkaliphila and encodes:
- a CDS encoding Ppx/GppA phosphatase family protein; the encoded protein is MTRVAAIDCGTNSIRLLVTDLDPAANLQHDLDRRLRIVRLGKDVDRTGVLAPEALARTFETLHEYAAVIAELGADHVRMVATSATRDAANRDEFVAGVVDVLGVEPEVVSGAAEAGLSFDGAVRGLAGDGDAPYLVVDIGGGSTELALGGDHGVIAARSVDIGCVRLTERRFQADPPTPDQVASARADIEAGLDEAAAVVPISDARTLVGLAGSVTTVAAIHLGLAEYDSTAIHHSRIPAAQVRAISDRLLTLTHDERLAIGPMHPGRADVIAAGALVLRCVVDRAAVDHVLVSEHDILDGIAWSVV
- a CDS encoding SRPBCC family protein, with the protein product MTGAQHDLTGTLHVALPPAEAFVLFTPRGEIAWAPGWEPRFAGPTDDDAAPGTVFETDAHGAPTIWVVLHRDPGRSVSYARVTPGERAGTVHVALRPGDGGGSDVTVTYAMTALTDAAAAELDRFAAGFAGYLRSWEEAIAALS